One Plasmodium vinckei vinckei genome assembly, chromosome: PVVCY_09 genomic region harbors:
- a CDS encoding ubiquitin-related modifier 1, putative, whose product MRFKVELKFLGGLESYLEDKSKNYVTLEIDSKEFNFENLIAFIRDNIIQKKFVFSDYDTVSGEEKLCKVLVDNKEFSNYNLKDKAKIKPGIIVLVNEYDWEILGTYSYQIKNDDKICFLSTLHGEFDSLSFSCFVFILFSSKLK is encoded by the exons ATGAGATTCAAAGTAGAATTAAAATTCCTGGGTGGATTAGAGAGCTATTTAGAGGATAAATCTAAGAATTATGTCACATTGGAAATCGATTCAAAGGAgtttaattttgaaaatttaattgCTTTTATAAGAGATAacataatacaaaaaaaatttgttttttcagATTATGATACAGTAAGTGGAGAAGAGAAATTATGTAAAGTACTAGTTGATAATAAGGAATTTtctaattataatttaaaagataaagCCAAAATAAAACCAGGCATAATTGTTTTGGTTAACGAATATGATTGGGAAATTTTGGGAACATATTCTTACCAAATTAAAAACGATGACAAAATATGTTTCTTATCAACATTACATGGTG agTTTGATAGTTTGTCTTTTTCATgctttgtttttattttattttcatctaaattaaaatag